The segment TGATATGTCTTTTAGCGTCATGTCTGATACACATATTACAAGATTGGTCATGAGGGGATTGAGTTTAGGTCCTAGCGTGGATTGCAAAAAAAGATTCAGCATTTCCCAACCCCGCACACCTCTGTTTTTCAGGCTTCAAACCGGGGTTTACATGATTTTGTAAATTTGTCAAAATCCCCGCCAGTCGGTATTCCGATTCAGTGATACCTCTACGTCCTGTTGAGCAGGTTTGATTTCGCCCACACTCAGTTTTAACACATGCCCACGTGTTTCTGCTGAGGAAATCTTCTGTTTCAGGCAAGTACATTCAGGAAGGACCCGTTTCATGCCACGGTGGAACCGTTTTGGCAGAGTCGGCGCGTGCCTTGCGCTCGTCGTCTCGGTAGCAGGATGCTACAGCTATCCTTATAACCCGTATGCGCCCAATGGGCCTGGGGTTCCCCCTACGTATTCACAACCTGGACCGGCGTTCCCCCAAAATGGAACGTACATGCAACCGGGGCCAACGTACGTGCAACCTCCTTCTGGGCCGGCGGCTTATAGCCCGGCTCCCGGTTCGACAACGAACCTGTCCAGCCCCCCTTCGTCTACCGGGTTTGAACCTGTTCCCGCGACCAACGGAAGTGGTGGAACGAATTCGAACGACGCAGTGCCTGATCCCTGGGACCAGCAAAATAATAATGGGACCAAAAGCGATCCATTCGGTGAGCAATCCTCAACCGGTGGTGCTCCAACCGGAGGTGCTTCGGACCCTTTCAAACTGGCGATAGTCGGAACTCCCAGCAGCCGACCTATCGCCCAGACAATCAGGTAGCCATTCGCGATCCGTTTGCCAACACGGGGATTGACCCGAAACAGCTTGATCCCAAGCTGTTTGGCTACGACTCGAATTTCCAAAGCTGGTACCGAGGTGTCGTTGACTACGATGATGATAGCGGCACCTGGAATCTGATCTATGATTTGACTCCCGATCGAGGTGATCGGAATGGGGGCAGTATTCAGCTGCATCCGACGCAGGACTTTTCCCGGTTGAAAAATGCGGAAGCGATTTACGTCACAGGTCAGTTCAATGATTCGATGAAGGACGTGCTGGGCAAACCAGTCTTCGTCGTGCAATCGGTCAATCGCACTACTACGCGCCGCTGATTCCCTGCTAGACAATTCTCTGTGGGGCCAGGCTTCCCACAGCTTTTTGATTGTTAATTTTCGGGCTGCTGACTCCCGTTCGTCCAGTTAATGGACAGAAACAGGTTGAATCGCTGCTCGGCATGACGCTGCGCCGCTGGTTTTTCTTATTCAGGCTCTCCGCTATAATTCAGACTGAAGGCCCCCCGACCTGTATTCCGGTGTGGCTATCCTGAATTCTTTTTTCCAGAGCGGATGCGAGCAACGATGAGCAAGAAAATTCTTATTCTCGCCGGAGACTTCGTAGAAGACTACGAATTGATGGTTCCCTTTCAAGCATTGCTGATGGTCGGTTATCAGGTGGATGCTGTCTGCCCGGAGAAGGAATCGGGTGACCAGGTCAGAACAGCGATCCACGACTTTGAAGGGGATCAGACCTACAGCGAAAAACCGGGGCACAACTTCACATTGAACGCCACCTTTGCCGACATCAATCCGGAAGACTATGACGGATTGGTCGTACCCGGTGGCCGGGCGCCGGAATACCTGCGATTGAATGAAGACGTGTTGAAAATCGTCCGGCACTTCCACGAGGCGGATAAACCGATCGCAGCAATCTGTCACGGCTTACAGTTGCTGGCAGCGGCTGATGTGCTGAAGGGGAAAAAGACAACTTGCTACCCCGCCTGCAATCCCGAGGTCAAAATGGCCGGGGGCGAATACGTCGAGATTCCCGTTGATCAGGCCTATGTGGATGGCAACCTGGTTTCCGCGCCCGCCTGGCCCGCGCATCCTGAATGGCTGGCGAAGTTCATTGGAGTGATGGGTGGGAAGATCAGCCTTTGAGTGTGAAGGCGAATTCCAATTCGAAATGAATCAACTCTCCTGCATAAACGACAGACAGGTTTGTAATGAATAAAAATGGCACAGGCTGGATTGCTCTGGGAGCGATTCTCGCCGGAATCGCAGTGATCACCGGCGCGTTCGCGGCACACGGAATGGATGGGTTTTGTGCGGAGAAATATGGAGGGGAACCCGCCGTCGTCATCGCTGGGTGGGAACATCCTCTCGCGTATAAACGACTCAACGACTTTCAGGTCGGGGCCCGCTACCAGATGTATCATGCGTTGGGGCTCATCGCCGTCGGTCTTCTGTTGGGATTCCGAGCGTGCAAGTTGGTCTCAGCGGCGGGTTGGTGCTTTCTGGCTGGGATAATCCTATTTTCCGGAAGTCTCTATGTGCTCGTACTTTCTGGCATCACCTGGCTGGGGGCGATCACCCCGATCGGCGGAGTTCTGATGATCATCGGGTGGGGTTTATTGGCCGCCGGTGCCTGGACCGGGAGGAAATCGCCAGCGGAGGTTCCCGCTCCTCAGAACGCCCGGCAAGATCACACTTGAAGGGCAGGGGCCTTCCTTGCGAGGTGTTCAGTCAAAGCGTAAGATTCTGTTCCTTCGCAGAATGAGTTATCCGCACGCGCTGCACTGAGATTTTCCGTGTTTGATACAGGGATCTCCCGTGTTTCATAATGAGCTGCGGTTCCACTATATAGTAACGCTTCAATAACGGTACTCCGGTACCGATTCAGACGGTGATAGCATGGGTTGGTTCGATAAACTGAAGACAGGTCTGAAGAAGACCAAAGACATTCTGAACACCGACGTTCGCGACGTTTTCAAACCGGGGGAAATCCTGGATGAAGAGAAGCTCGAGCGTTTCTTCGCTGATCTGATCCGTACCGATATGGGTGTCAAAGCAGCAACGGCGATCGTGGATGAACTGCGCACGAAACATCTGGGGCGTACCATCGTTCTGGATGAGCTTTGGGAAACAATCCGGGGTAAGCTGAAAGACATTCTGACAGGCGATGGCGAAACGGAATGGGAAATTGAAAACCCCATGTCGCCGATCAATATGGCGGAGGAAGGCCCGACGGTCCTGCTGGTGACGGGCGTCAACGGAGTCGGTAAAACGACGTCGATTGCCAAGCTGGCGAACTATATGCATCAGAACGGTAAAAAGGTGGTTCTGGCTGCGGCGGATACATTTCGGGCGGCTGCAGTGGAGCAATTAACGATGTGGTCGCAGCGCATTGGTTGTGAAATCGTTACCAAAGAATCGGGAGTCGACCCGGCAGCCGTGGCTCACGCAGCCTGCCAGCTGGCGAAAGAAATAAATGCCGACATCGTGATTATCGACACCGCCGGTCGATTGCAGACACAGACGAACCTGATGGACCAGTTGGGCAAAATTGTCCGCGTGGTCGAAAAGCAGATCCCCGGAGCGCCCCACGAAAGTTTGCTGGTGCTCGATGCGACCACTGGCCAGAACGGGATCAGCCAGGCTTCGAATTTCAGTTCGTACGCGAATTGTACGGGTATTGTTCTGTCGAAATTGGACGGTAGTGCCAAAGGCGGAATCGTCGTTCCGATCCGTCAGGAGATGGGAATCCCAGTAAAATTTGTCGGATTAGGCGAACAAATCGATGATTTCCAGGTGTTTAATCCCGCGCTGTTTGTGGATGCACTGTTTGATCGAGGCGACGTCGCTTAATTGCTCGCCCGCAAAGTTTACCACTCCTGCCTCGTTTGTTGTGTCGTGGCTTGAAATGCGACACTTTATGTGGATGTGGAAAAGTAGGGGGGATTGCTAGGAAGTGTCGGTCTGTAAAAGAGTTCCGCTCTTTACGACTGTGCGTTCCAATTCCGAATCGGTAAGAATTGTTGATTGCTCCTGTCGATAGAAACACCAGAGACCTCTCACCCTGAAGGCGCTCAAGAAACAAAAGGGTGTTGTCTGTTTCATCGTCTCCCGGCTGGTTTAAACAGACAGCCCCGAGAAACTCGATCTCATTTGAAACCAATTCATAAGGTAATAATGTTACTGCTGTCGGCAGTGACCTTATTGATCGAGTTTTCAGGAGTGCGATTCAGGAGTTACCGATCAGGAGTTTAATTTAATGCGGAAATTCGATATCAAAACGTGGATGTTGAAAGCCGGAAGAATATGGACATTCGGTGGCTTAGCCCTGATGTTGTCTGTTCCCGCTTTCGCTGGTGACAGCTCTTGCTGCACCGGCTCTGCTTGTACTGACTGCAATGACTGTCAGAAAATTTTCAGCGACGCTGCTGAAGAATTAAAAAACCTCGACGTACCCTGTTACTCAGGTGCTTGCTGTTCAACGGTTGATAGCTGTGGCGTTGGCTGCTGCGGATCATCCTGCGATGGTTGCACCGGACTGATGAGTGCGTTCGATGATGATTGTGGTGGAAACTGGATGGAAGACAACGGCCTGAGCCTCACTGGTTGGGTCGAAGCGGGTATTACTTTCAACCCGGCTCAGAGCAATACGAACGCTCCTGTCGGTTTTAATAACCGTGCGAACGATCTGATGCTCAACCAGCTCTACTTCATTCTGAGCAAAGATGCTGCTGCCAACGCCGATGAATTCGGTTGGGGTGGTCAGGTTGACTTCATCTTCGGTCACGACTCAGACGACACGTCTACCTTCGGTGGTAAAGACGGAAGTTTCGATAATGACTGGACCGACAACAGTGATGGCGACATCGACAACATGGGTATTGCCATGCCACAGTTGTACGCCTCTTTCTACGCTCCCATCGGAAACGGTGTGACTGTGGATGTGGGTCACTTCTACACCATCATCGGATATGAAGTGGTTACCGCACCGGATAACTTCTTCTACTCACATGCCTACACGATGCTGTACGGCGAGCCGTTTACTCACACCGGCGTCAAAATGAACACCGACCTTACCAGCAACATCAATGTGACTGCCGGTATCGTAACGGGATGGGACGACTGGGAAAATGAGTACACCTCGAACAGCTTCCTCGGTGGAATCACCTGGACGAGCGACAGCGAAGCGACTTCACTCGCCTTCGCAATCGTCTCTGGTGACGAAGTGAACTTCTCTGGCAACGACGAATCGCACCGTAACATGTACAGCATCGTCCTGACCCAGGCAGTTTCTGATAAATTGACTTACGTCTTCCAACACGACCGTGGCCAGCAGAATGGTCTGGTTGCGGGTGAGCAGTCGACTGAATGGTACGGCATTAACCAGTACCTCTTCTACGACCTGGATGACAACAACCGCGTTGGCTTGAACTACGAGTGGTTCCGTGATGATGACGGTTCACAGATTGGAAACGGAGCAGCTAACTACTACGTGCTGCGTGCTGGCTTGAATCACAAACTTCGCGAATGCTTGACTGTCCGACCTGAAGTTCGCTGGGACTGGGCTGACAACGGTGCTCGTCCTTACGACGACGGTGCAGACGGAAGCCAGTTCACCTTCGGTACAGACGTTATCTGGACCTACTAAGACTTACTTATAATCTCGAAACCTTCTGTGGCTAACCCCACCCCGGTTTCGAGAGAAGACCGGGATTTAATTCCTGGTGACGATACCCCTCACGGTGTTCACCTGTGACTTGCCTTTTCGGGGGCAGACTTCAGGCCAAACTGTGAATCCCAAAACGCTTCTCGTTTCGCAAGAAACGGGAAGCGTTTTTTTTGTTTAGGTGAGCCATGCGATACTCGGGAAGAGGTTCAGGCACATCCTGATTAACAATTTGGTATTCAGCCTTACCTGAATTGAGGGGGCGAAGCCAAAGTTAAATGCAATGTGAAAGAGATTTAGCCACCACCGCCCGATTGCTTGGCAATGTCAGCTTCGATCTGTTCGATCGATTTGATAATTGCCCCACGTACATTTTCATTCGGGTGATCTTTTAGAAGCTTGAGTTGTTTAAGCTTTGGTTCCGCATCAGCCCCCATTCTTCCAAGGGCCACCGCCCCGAGATATGCTCTGCCCATGTCCTCACCGAGAACCATGTCTGTGATTTTGTTTAGCTTATCGTCTTTATTCTCGGGTGCATGAATATCGTATGCGATGGGAGTTCCGGTACCAGCAGTATACCGAACGCCAGGTCGTTCCTGATTGAAGCCTAGAAAATATAGAAGAAGGTAAACTGTAATAAGTAAAAGTGCGATGCCGAGCACCGCATACTGTATTGTCTGTTTTGACATCAGTAGTTCCCAACTTGATGAATTGTAGATAATAGAAATCGCATGTTTAGGATTTCACTATCGAGTCTGATGTATTTACCAGCCTGATATCAGCTTGATGTCGTGATAATCCATCTTGAAGCCAGTTGATGTTTCCGTTGTTTCAGATTGAAGACATCCGGATATTAGAAAATACTCCCATTGAGTCGCCGTTTTAATAGGAGTTATCTGTCAAGGCCTGTGAATTCATACGCGAATTAGCAGAACTGCAACCGGAGTTGATTGAATCACAGAAGATCGTAGATTGATTTACGTATAAAGCAAAAAGCGACCACAAATTGACCAGTCAATTTGTGGTCGCTTCGGAAATTATCCATTCCTGAAGAGCCTTCTTGTTATCAAAGCTTCATAGAAATCGAGAAAGCTTGATTAATAAAAGGGGTCTAGTCAACGATTGAACCCATATTGAAGGTTTCGCCACCGTTGACGGTACCAAGAGCAATGCGGATGGATTCATCCATAGTTTCTCCAAACCATTGTACGGAACCGTCACACAGCAGGAAGAAACAGCCACCTGGATGCGGGCTGCGGAAGTTACCGACGACATGCTCGACGTTGTCACAGTCACGGATGACATCGCCATTGTCACGGCTTGCGCCCGCTGCGGCTGTAGCCATCATGTTGTCGATGACAGGGTTACGATTGAACTCCCAGAAAGTACTCGCTATCCCACTGGAAGTAATATACCCAATTGCTTCAGTATCTGTGGCTCCTGGTTCGGCAGTTGCCCATCCAAAATCAGCCAGGTAGACGTCAGATGTTCCATTCAAGTTTGCATACGTTTGGCTGTCATCACAATCTCTGCCATGGCAGATAGGCCATTCCGGGCCACCGGTAGCTTCGCCCATACATATTGTGTTGGAGGTACCATCTTTGATCTGGCCAAGCCTGAATGCTCGAGTACGCATGAAGGGTCCGAGTAGAGCTTCGTTCGGCGGGTTGATGTAACCTGATTTGGAGCCGCTCTCCGCAGTTGAGTTCCAGTCAGCTTTATAGCTGCTTGGTGCATCTTCATCGTTGCCACTGAAGTCAGTACACCATGGGGCGAGGTTAGCACCACTGCTGAAGGCATAAGTCATGGGGGCCCAAAGTCGTACTTCAGGCAAGATATTAATTTGGATCGCATCAGCCTGAGCAGAAGAGGGGCATCTCGCGAAGGCCAACTGAGTATTAGTGATTTCAGGCCCTACATTATACCAGTCGGAATAGAGGAAGGTCCCATCATCATCCGCCGTTTTGAAGATGTTGTTTGCTTCGATGAAGGGGAGCAAATCAATGCCGACCCAAGTTTGGGCGTAATGATAACCGTCACCGGCGGGCTGAGAACGGTCGTAATAAGGCAATTTCGAGTAGAGATCATGGAAAGAGTGAATCGCAATACCGTACTGTTTCAGGTTGTTGCGGCACTGGGTACGACGGGCAGCCTCTCGGGCCTGTTGCACGGCGGGAAGAAGTAGTGCAATCAGGATGGAGATGATTGCCATCACTACCAACAACTCAATGAGGGTAAAACCTCTTCGACTTGCGGGTCGCATGGCGCGAGCGTGTTTACACATCTGATAAACCTTTCAGAAAAGGAAGCTTGAAGAAAACTAAAGAAGTGAAAAGAGAAAATATTGAAAGTGAAAGGAGCAATGCTCCCGTAAAATCAAATGTAATTATGATTTGGTAGTGAGACGATTAGAGATCGCTGCTCACTAATTGGGATGTGTATGTCCATAAATAGTCAGAATAGACGTGGGTGGACACCTATTACGCTAACAAAAAAAATCAGCAAACTCGAAAAGAATTTCTGAAAATTCCAAGGTTTCAGAAATTTTTTTGAAAATACGCATTGTTAAGAAAACGTGAGATATCTATCTAGATTAACGTAATAGAGTTACGTCTGGTGTTTAAGGTGCCATGTCTTCGGGATAGTCTGGTTGCGAAGGTCTTTAAGGCTTTCGGCTAACTCAACATCCCACATGTTTTGCCGTTCAGTTGAGCCATATCTATGTCTCGTATTTTAGGATTCAGATCATATTATTAAACGTATCGCGAGTAAATATTATTTCTCCTGGCTATGTCGCTATTGGCCGTAGGCAAGGATTAATATTACAACTCAATCTTCGATTGCGGTTTCTGCTGGATATATATTGCGGGCCGTTAGATCCTGTCCAAGATAAGCGTGGCGGCTATCGGTCCCGAAAAAGCCTTAAAATCAGCAGGCTACGCCGCCAAGACACGCTATAAGCAGTTTCAAAACCCTCTGATGGGTAAAATTCACTCTCTATTTGTAGCGTCAAGAACAACCACAACCGGGTTTTGAAATAGCCTCTACGGTTAAATGGAATGCACTCTCGAGTTGGTTTACGTGCTTGCGAGTGGAAATGAAGACGGGCTCGTTATGGAAAATCTCGGCGAAGAGCAAATTAGCTCTGTGGCCCTAAATCGCCCCGAAATCATCCATTGCTGCAATTGAAAATCTCAACAACAGATCAGCAAACCGCTTGCGAAGAACTCCTTGCCGAGTTCGGAGATGACATTGGCTTTCTTCATCTCCCACCGGATTGTCCACGGTTGAATGGGATCAAAGTCGAAACGAGCAACTCGCTGGATATCAGTAAGTCCGTGAAATGAGGCCCCAGCTTTCAGGACGTCTCACAGCCACAGTTCAATCTTTGATTGCAGTTCCCGGGGGAGGCGTTTTTTGAGGGCTGTTTCGAGTTGGCGTTCGTGGTAGCGCGTGGAGAAGTGCGCGAGGATGAGGAGGTCGTTCTTGAATTTGTCGGCGCGTTCGTAGAAGTCGTCAAGGTGCATGTGACCGAACTTGTGGATCTTCTCGCGGCGATGTTCGGGGCGGAAGAAGGTCAGCTCCGTGATCAGAACTTTGGCGTCGAAGACGGGCGGGTAATTGTCGAGCCCAGCGGGGGCAGTGTCGCCCGTGTAACAGACGAGAGGGACGCGCGTCTCTTCGGTGACATCGGTGCCACTCAACCGGAGGTCGCGGATTTTATCTCCTGCAAGACCTATGTATTCTTCTTTCAGCTTGCGACGACGATCCCAGACGAGATATCCGACCGAGGGGACGGTATGTTTAGTCTCGAAAACGGTGACGACATGCTCGCGTGAGAGTTCAATTTCATCGCCCGGATTCACGCCGATGAGGTTGCAGTGCATCCGACCTCGATCGAGCCTCTGCCACGCTTTGAGCATCCGCTGGACCGGTTCGACGACATCGCCCGGAATGTAAATGTTCGGCGGATCCATCTTCATCATGCGTCGCCGGGCGACGTACACGGGCAAGGCTGCCATGTGGTCGAGGTGGGCGTGGGAGATGAAGAAGGTCTGAGTTCCCATGAAGGACCAGGGGGAACCGCCCATGTCGAAGCCGAGTTTGAGCTCGGGGATTCTCCAGTAGCTTTGCACCGCCGCGCGGGAATAACCCTCGATTGTCAGGCCTTTGTACTGAATGGACTTGAGGGGCAGGTTTTCGAGCATGGGAGAGGGTCGGTATTAGGTGCAATAGATAAAGGGTTTGACCGAGGACGTACAGGTTACCCAACGTAGAGGGGGATGACAGCCGCAGGCTCACCTTAAATTTGGCGTGGGACGGGATTTGTGATGATTCTGCTCTCTGAGCTTCGGGATTGTCTGCCTTTCTGAACGTTTCATACGATGTTCCAGAAAGCGTCAAAATCTGTCACTAGAAGGGTCGGTCTGATTTTTACCTTAAGTCGTAAAATTCCTATTGTACCATGTTTGTGGAATATTATGAATGTTTGTGCGTGTTAACCGTCGGTTAGCTTGATTAAAAGATCATTAACATGCATATTAATGGAAGAAAATGATTGATCGTGAAAGGTTACCAGCGCATACTATCTTCACAGGATGTCTACAAGATAGAGGAACAACCAATGCTGGTTGCTGAACGAAGAAGCAGTATTCTCCACGCGGTGGAAGAAAAAGGGTTTGTCTCCCTGCATGAACTGGCTGAGCTGGTTCGGGCAAGCGAGTCGACGATCCGCCGTGATTTAGAGTTTCTCGATGGAAGCCAACAGATCCGTCGTACCCGAGGTGGGGCGGCTTATGTGGGGGAATCGATTACCTCATTTGAAGAACGGATTTCCACAGCTTCACTGGAG is part of the Polystyrenella longa genome and harbors:
- a CDS encoding DJ-1/PfpI family protein, with product MSKKILILAGDFVEDYELMVPFQALLMVGYQVDAVCPEKESGDQVRTAIHDFEGDQTYSEKPGHNFTLNATFADINPEDYDGLVVPGGRAPEYLRLNEDVLKIVRHFHEADKPIAAICHGLQLLAAADVLKGKKTTCYPACNPEVKMAGGEYVEIPVDQAYVDGNLVSAPAWPAHPEWLAKFIGVMGGKISL
- a CDS encoding DUF423 domain-containing protein; the encoded protein is MNKNGTGWIALGAILAGIAVITGAFAAHGMDGFCAEKYGGEPAVVIAGWEHPLAYKRLNDFQVGARYQMYHALGLIAVGLLLGFRACKLVSAAGWCFLAGIILFSGSLYVLVLSGITWLGAITPIGGVLMIIGWGLLAAGAWTGRKSPAEVPAPQNARQDHT
- the ftsY gene encoding signal recognition particle-docking protein FtsY; the protein is MGWFDKLKTGLKKTKDILNTDVRDVFKPGEILDEEKLERFFADLIRTDMGVKAATAIVDELRTKHLGRTIVLDELWETIRGKLKDILTGDGETEWEIENPMSPINMAEEGPTVLLVTGVNGVGKTTSIAKLANYMHQNGKKVVLAAADTFRAAAVEQLTMWSQRIGCEIVTKESGVDPAAVAHAACQLAKEINADIVIIDTAGRLQTQTNLMDQLGKIVRVVEKQIPGAPHESLLVLDATTGQNGISQASNFSSYANCTGIVLSKLDGSAKGGIVVPIRQEMGIPVKFVGLGEQIDDFQVFNPALFVDALFDRGDVA
- a CDS encoding porin, which codes for MRKFDIKTWMLKAGRIWTFGGLALMLSVPAFAGDSSCCTGSACTDCNDCQKIFSDAAEELKNLDVPCYSGACCSTVDSCGVGCCGSSCDGCTGLMSAFDDDCGGNWMEDNGLSLTGWVEAGITFNPAQSNTNAPVGFNNRANDLMLNQLYFILSKDAAANADEFGWGGQVDFIFGHDSDDTSTFGGKDGSFDNDWTDNSDGDIDNMGIAMPQLYASFYAPIGNGVTVDVGHFYTIIGYEVVTAPDNFFYSHAYTMLYGEPFTHTGVKMNTDLTSNINVTAGIVTGWDDWENEYTSNSFLGGITWTSDSEATSLAFAIVSGDEVNFSGNDESHRNMYSIVLTQAVSDKLTYVFQHDRGQQNGLVAGEQSTEWYGINQYLFYDLDDNNRVGLNYEWFRDDDGSQIGNGAANYYVLRAGLNHKLRECLTVRPEVRWDWADNGARPYDDGADGSQFTFGTDVIWTY
- a CDS encoding DUF1559 family PulG-like putative transporter, with the translated sequence MCKHARAMRPASRRGFTLIELLVVMAIISILIALLLPAVQQAREAARRTQCRNNLKQYGIAIHSFHDLYSKLPYYDRSQPAGDGYHYAQTWVGIDLLPFIEANNIFKTADDDGTFLYSDWYNVGPEITNTQLAFARCPSSAQADAIQINILPEVRLWAPMTYAFSSGANLAPWCTDFSGNDEDAPSSYKADWNSTAESGSKSGYINPPNEALLGPFMRTRAFRLGQIKDGTSNTICMGEATGGPEWPICHGRDCDDSQTYANLNGTSDVYLADFGWATAEPGATDTEAIGYITSSGIASTFWEFNRNPVIDNMMATAAAGASRDNGDVIRDCDNVEHVVGNFRSPHPGGCFFLLCDGSVQWFGETMDESIRIALGTVNGGETFNMGSIVD
- a CDS encoding MBL fold metallo-hydrolase; protein product: MLENLPLKSIQYKGLTIEGYSRAAVQSYWRIPELKLGFDMGGSPWSFMGTQTFFISHAHLDHMAALPVYVARRRMMKMDPPNIYIPGDVVEPVQRMLKAWQRLDRGRMHCNLIGVNPGDEIELSREHVVTVFETKHTVPSVGYLVWDRRRKLKEEYIGLAGDKIRDLRLSGTDVTEETRVPLVCYTGDTAPAGLDNYPPVFDAKVLITELTFFRPEHRREKIHKFGHMHLDDFYERADKFKNDLLILAHFSTRYHERQLETALKKRLPRELQSKIELWL